From one Pedobacter faecalis genomic stretch:
- a CDS encoding sensor histidine kinase produces the protein MSIAGNIRFLLLILGACCIVTAISLKHSISKEELLKYEASKLQNSLKEKEEIIHNFLLSARQVESAKRYHLNEAYALNFINNYRDQGINILTYKDGRLRFWSSFKAIPPNPEFIREGSSFVQLSNGWYELIKKTSGAYDIIFLIEIRTNYPVQNEYLSNQISPLLSETNALELAVFTDKQVYGVHNLEGKLFFEVKLKPNYSKSIYSTIELWLWIIGIFSFCLFVNSFCGWLVKKGYPVGGTLLLMCFFMAVRISDLEYGWFNRQFDLLIFSPNVYAESFFMPSLGDFLLNVIAITWIVLFMYTHTEKYRTPDWLQNNRSVGLIIHGFFLIAFAALAYLFDQVFFGLIINSKINFDITNIINLGWITWVSIVILCLVWFNTYLVAQIFMQQTLQLKVSNRDRLVLFLTLFLVYLLYRMFSEFSVFFIAYALFIFIMGWNFYQRGAKFSIGIFAALFFCLAFISSVKYLKFTEEKERTSRITIAQRLEDAEDFKTISAISSLEKAVLGNSFVLHYFKQPALSSGAELRKHINRQYLETYLPKFEFDIYAYNHAGLPMNGDRVTKLGYFKNMVQSGSVKLQESDFFYKINNAFGYQHYFGIIPVIEDERFLGTLVVELKTQPYNFRGQVPEILLDRSSGSDDDYANYSIAFYKDGKLESQSGKYTYKLTNYNLIDNQPGIEFTADSANYSHLIYSPGASKVVVISRENVSYITRLATLSFFLLVFILFSITLYILIWLLKNIDESWTGWFNINRSLMINANKILYKTRIQFSIILSVVATLLIVGWTTYFYMRKVYRIQQEDVIKEKVRKVQESYERQIVSTGIPYPSDKAVNDFNQFADINASYLNLFDTDGQLIFTSLPRMFDLGIINRRMGSRAFIHLSQLQRSEYINPAEKVGMFTYASGYAPIRDGQNRTVAYINVPYYANEADYQNKIGVFINLLINIYALVFVGIGILAVFLANQITAPLTFIQESIKQTKLGQRNQPIVWHRHDEIGSLIKEYNKMIAALEESAAKLARSERESAWREMAKQVAHEIKNPLTPLKLGVQLLEKSWRENDPNFEQKFERFNKSFIEQIDSLSTIASEFSNFAKMPDTKLERLSLLPVIGQARDVFTNTSNVEILIRNHAGRDVVVIGDKGQLLRSFNNLFKNAIEAARPNEACRIQVLVKSDQQNVYIEVDDNGKGIDTGLQDKIFVPNFTTKSSGTGLGLAFVKQAIENAGGSIAFKSFDGVGTTFYLTFPLS, from the coding sequence ATGAGTATAGCAGGTAACATCAGATTTCTATTATTGATACTGGGTGCCTGCTGTATTGTTACAGCTATTTCGCTTAAGCACTCTATCTCCAAGGAAGAACTATTGAAATATGAGGCATCCAAGCTTCAAAACAGCCTGAAGGAGAAAGAGGAGATCATCCACAATTTTTTGTTGAGCGCCAGACAGGTCGAAAGCGCCAAACGTTATCACCTGAACGAAGCCTATGCGCTCAATTTTATCAACAACTATCGTGATCAGGGCATTAACATCCTTACATATAAAGACGGACGGTTAAGGTTCTGGAGCTCATTTAAGGCGATTCCTCCAAACCCTGAATTCATTCGCGAAGGCTCATCCTTTGTGCAGTTGTCTAACGGCTGGTACGAGTTGATCAAAAAAACCTCCGGGGCTTATGACATCATTTTCCTGATCGAGATCAGGACAAATTACCCGGTTCAGAACGAATATCTGAGTAACCAGATATCGCCCCTGCTATCGGAAACTAATGCTCTTGAACTGGCCGTGTTCACCGACAAGCAGGTTTACGGGGTTCACAATCTGGAGGGTAAACTCTTTTTCGAAGTAAAGCTCAAGCCGAATTATTCCAAAAGCATCTATTCAACCATTGAACTGTGGCTGTGGATCATTGGCATATTTAGCTTCTGCCTGTTTGTTAATTCGTTTTGCGGTTGGCTGGTAAAAAAAGGTTATCCGGTTGGCGGAACGTTGCTGTTGATGTGTTTTTTCATGGCCGTTCGGATCAGCGACCTGGAATACGGTTGGTTTAATCGGCAGTTTGATCTGCTGATCTTCAGCCCGAACGTGTATGCGGAAAGCTTTTTTATGCCCTCACTGGGTGATTTCCTGTTAAACGTGATTGCCATAACCTGGATTGTTCTGTTTATGTACACGCATACGGAGAAATACCGAACGCCAGACTGGCTTCAAAACAACCGGAGTGTTGGTCTTATTATACACGGTTTTTTTCTTATCGCTTTTGCTGCACTCGCCTATTTGTTTGATCAGGTGTTTTTCGGACTTATCATCAACTCCAAGATCAACTTCGACATTACAAATATCATCAATTTGGGCTGGATCACCTGGGTCAGTATCGTTATTTTGTGCCTCGTGTGGTTCAATACCTACTTGGTTGCGCAAATCTTTATGCAGCAGACCTTGCAACTCAAGGTATCTAACAGAGACCGGCTTGTACTGTTCCTGACCTTATTCCTTGTTTATCTGCTCTATCGGATGTTCAGCGAATTCAGTGTCTTTTTTATTGCCTATGCCCTATTTATATTCATCATGGGCTGGAACTTCTATCAGCGCGGAGCGAAATTCTCAATAGGAATCTTTGCGGCGCTGTTTTTTTGTCTTGCGTTTATCTCCTCTGTAAAATACCTGAAGTTTACCGAAGAAAAGGAACGGACTAGCCGGATCACAATTGCGCAAAGACTGGAAGATGCGGAAGACTTCAAAACAATCAGCGCAATCAGTAGTCTTGAAAAGGCCGTGCTCGGCAACAGCTTTGTGCTGCATTACTTCAAACAGCCTGCCCTCAGCAGCGGTGCTGAACTTAGGAAGCACATCAATCGCCAATACCTCGAAACGTACCTGCCAAAGTTTGAATTCGATATTTATGCCTACAATCATGCCGGACTGCCGATGAATGGCGATCGGGTCACGAAACTTGGTTATTTTAAGAATATGGTGCAGTCCGGCTCAGTCAAGCTGCAGGAATCCGATTTCTTTTACAAAATAAATAACGCTTTCGGGTACCAGCATTATTTTGGCATCATTCCTGTCATAGAAGACGAAAGGTTCCTCGGCACCCTTGTTGTCGAGCTCAAGACGCAGCCCTATAACTTCAGGGGTCAGGTTCCGGAGATACTGCTGGACCGCAGTTCGGGCAGCGATGATGATTATGCAAATTACTCTATAGCATTCTACAAAGACGGTAAGCTGGAAAGCCAGTCGGGCAAATACACTTACAAACTTACAAATTACAATCTGATCGATAATCAGCCAGGAATTGAGTTCACCGCAGACAGCGCAAATTATTCGCACCTGATCTATTCACCCGGTGCCTCCAAGGTAGTCGTGATCAGTCGCGAGAACGTTTCTTATATCACCCGTCTTGCTACACTATCATTCTTTCTGTTGGTGTTCATTCTTTTTTCGATCACCTTATACATCCTGATCTGGCTCCTAAAGAATATCGATGAAAGCTGGACGGGCTGGTTCAACATCAACCGATCCTTAATGATCAATGCAAACAAGATCTTATATAAAACCCGAATACAGTTTTCGATTATACTTTCCGTAGTGGCTACCTTACTCATTGTCGGCTGGACAACCTACTTCTATATGCGTAAAGTTTACCGCATACAACAAGAAGACGTTATCAAAGAAAAGGTGCGCAAAGTACAGGAGTCATATGAGCGGCAGATTGTGAGTACGGGCATACCATACCCGAGCGATAAAGCGGTTAATGACTTTAATCAGTTTGCCGATATCAACGCCTCTTATCTGAATCTTTTTGATACCGATGGACAATTGATCTTCACATCCCTGCCGCGAATGTTTGACCTCGGTATTATCAACCGCCGTATGGGTTCGCGGGCCTTCATACATCTAAGTCAGTTGCAAAGGTCGGAATACATCAACCCCGCTGAGAAGGTCGGCATGTTTACTTATGCCTCCGGTTATGCACCGATCCGCGATGGACAAAACCGCACAGTCGCCTACATCAACGTACCCTACTATGCAAACGAGGCCGACTATCAGAACAAGATCGGCGTGTTCATCAACCTGCTCATCAATATTTATGCGCTTGTGTTTGTCGGCATTGGTATACTCGCCGTCTTTCTTGCGAACCAGATCACGGCTCCGCTTACCTTTATTCAGGAAAGCATCAAGCAAACCAAGCTCGGACAACGAAACCAGCCGATTGTATGGCATCGGCACGACGAAATCGGCTCGCTCATTAAAGAATACAACAAAATGATCGCCGCACTTGAGGAAAGCGCGGCTAAGCTTGCGCGATCCGAGCGTGAAAGCGCCTGGCGGGAAATGGCGAAACAGGTTGCACACGAGATAAAGAATCCGCTAACGCCTTTAAAACTGGGCGTCCAACTTCTGGAAAAATCTTGGCGGGAAAACGATCCCAACTTCGAACAGAAGTTCGAGCGCTTCAACAAATCCTTTATTGAGCAAATCGACAGTTTATCTACTATTGCGTCCGAGTTTTCGAATTTCGCTAAAATGCCCGACACCAAACTGGAACGGCTTTCGCTGCTGCCTGTGATCGGTCAGGCCAGAGATGTATTTACAAACACCTCCAACGTTGAAATACTGATCCGCAACCATGCAGGCAGGGACGTTGTGGTCATCGGCGATAAGGGCCAGTTGCTTCGAAGTTTCAACAACCTCTTTAAGAATGCAATTGAGGCTGCAAGACCAAATGAGGCATGTCGCATTCAAGTTCTGGTAAAAAGCGATCAGCAGAACGTCTACATCGAGGTCGACGATAATGGCAAGGGTATAGATACCGGGCTTCAGGATAAGATATTCGTGCCCAACTTCACCACCAAGTCGTCTGGTACCGGATTGGGGCTCGCCTTTGTAAAACAAGCTATTGAAAACGCCGGAGGAAGTATAGCCTTTAAATCTTTTGATGGTGTCGGAACGACCTTTTACCTCACTTTCCCGCTATCGTAG
- the nagB gene encoding glucosamine-6-phosphate deaminase yields MARLNLLEETRFEKLPVSVFDTPQSASLHVAKRIAGLIKRKQQLNEQAVLGLATGATPVGVYAELIRMHKEEGLSFRNVTTFNLDEYYPMQPNAAQSYVSFMNEQLFDHIDIDKQNVHIPDGTLDLENIPVFCLDYERKITEAGGLDIQVLGIGRTGHIGFNEPGSAPNSGTRLVTLDDLTRRDAARDFGGKSFVPTKAITMGIGTIFKAREIILMAWNKKKAPIIKKAVEGEISSEVPATYLQLSEHVEFILDQDAASMLTRFDTPWLVKDCVWDEKLTRKAVIWLANHIGKPVLKLTEDDYNNNGMAQLAVDRGPVYNINIDIFNKLQHTITGWPGGKPNADDSQRPERAMPAKKRSIIFSPHPDDDVISMGGTFIRLVDQGHDVHVAYQTSGNTAVWDDDVLRFVEFNIDFSEKMGHEQPELKKMYQDMRAFMELKRPNQVDTPEIQTVKGLIRKGEAIAGARYCGLDDDHIHFMALPFYESGKSHKNPVTDLDVELTMKLLQQVKPHQVFAAGDFEDPHGTHIVCFNIILRALRRLAETEDWVKDCWLWMYRGAWQEFETHEIEMAVPLSPQEVERKKFAIFKHQSQKDKAVFPGDDAREFWKRAEDRNRETAQAYDNLGLADYEAMEAFVRFPFL; encoded by the coding sequence ATGGCACGATTAAACCTCCTGGAAGAGACGCGCTTCGAAAAACTACCCGTTTCTGTATTTGATACTCCCCAATCTGCATCGTTGCACGTTGCAAAACGCATCGCCGGGTTGATTAAGCGAAAGCAACAGCTGAATGAACAAGCGGTGCTTGGGCTGGCGACAGGCGCAACGCCTGTCGGCGTTTATGCCGAGCTGATCAGAATGCATAAGGAGGAAGGCTTGAGCTTCAGGAACGTTACTACGTTTAATCTGGACGAATACTACCCGATGCAGCCGAATGCGGCACAGAGCTATGTTTCGTTTATGAACGAGCAACTGTTTGACCATATTGATATCGACAAGCAGAACGTGCACATTCCTGACGGCACATTGGACCTGGAAAATATACCGGTTTTTTGTCTGGATTACGAGCGAAAGATCACCGAGGCTGGGGGACTTGACATACAAGTGCTGGGGATAGGACGTACGGGCCATATCGGTTTTAACGAGCCGGGCTCTGCACCCAATTCTGGTACGCGGCTGGTAACGCTCGACGACCTGACGCGCCGGGATGCGGCCCGCGATTTTGGAGGCAAGTCTTTTGTTCCTACCAAGGCGATAACCATGGGGATAGGCACCATTTTTAAGGCCCGGGAGATCATTCTGATGGCCTGGAACAAGAAAAAAGCGCCAATCATTAAAAAGGCGGTGGAGGGCGAAATCTCGAGTGAAGTGCCGGCGACCTATCTGCAACTATCGGAGCATGTAGAGTTTATTCTGGATCAGGATGCTGCTTCTATGCTGACGCGTTTTGATACGCCATGGCTGGTGAAAGACTGTGTCTGGGACGAGAAACTGACCCGTAAGGCAGTTATCTGGCTGGCCAATCATATAGGCAAGCCTGTTTTAAAGCTTACGGAAGATGATTATAACAATAACGGTATGGCCCAGCTGGCGGTCGACCGCGGCCCGGTGTATAACATCAACATCGACATTTTTAATAAACTGCAGCATACCATTACTGGCTGGCCGGGCGGCAAGCCGAATGCCGACGATTCGCAGCGTCCGGAGCGGGCCATGCCGGCCAAGAAACGTTCCATTATTTTCTCGCCGCATCCGGATGACGATGTGATCTCGATGGGCGGAACGTTTATCAGGTTGGTCGACCAGGGTCATGATGTGCACGTAGCCTATCAGACTTCGGGCAATACGGCGGTGTGGGACGATGATGTGCTTCGCTTTGTGGAGTTTAACATCGACTTCTCCGAAAAGATGGGCCATGAGCAGCCGGAGCTGAAAAAGATGTATCAGGATATGCGGGCATTTATGGAACTCAAACGGCCGAACCAAGTCGACACCCCAGAAATTCAGACGGTTAAGGGTCTGATCAGGAAGGGTGAGGCCATCGCCGGCGCGCGGTATTGCGGTCTGGACGATGATCATATTCATTTTATGGCCCTGCCTTTTTATGAAAGCGGCAAGAGTCATAAAAACCCGGTTACCGACCTAGACGTGGAGCTTACAATGAAGCTGCTGCAGCAGGTAAAACCGCATCAGGTATTCGCGGCGGGCGATTTTGAGGATCCGCACGGCACGCATATCGTTTGTTTCAATATTATTCTGCGTGCCTTGAGGCGTTTGGCAGAAACGGAAGATTGGGTAAAGGATTGCTGGCTCTGGATGTACCGCGGCGCATGGCAGGAGTTTGAAACCCACGAGATTGAAATGGCCGTACCGCTTAGTCCGCAAGAAGTTGAACGGAAAAAGTTTGCCATCTTTAAGCATCAGTCACAAAAAGACAAGGCGGTTTTCCCTGGCGATGATGCGCGGGAGTTCTGGAAACGCGCCGAAGATCGCAATCGCGAGACGGCGCAGGCTTATGACAACCTCGGACTGGCCGACTATGAGGCTATGGAGGCGTTTGTGCGTTTCCCTTTTTTATAG
- a CDS encoding coiled-coil domain-containing protein, with protein MLNQNDTINKGDRNKIYFLVVVIIALLGTNAYLFFEGKQENERYVSINTEKDRLQLEVEKIEVELDRLNELNVQLSDKLVNEQSQAREKIAELKAALQKAELTKAELETVQGEVRNLRDFVRQHNERIILLERENASLKNEVDVLKETASLAEQQAKSLAEKNTELNAKVRASSALKASNVSVTAYRVKSNGRNIEVSRASTAKKLSVRFSIVPNALAEKNYHKIYLRVFDPAGNLIANENNMFEAEGEDMQYSTSTSISYNDDNTSYTMDWVNPNPFMKGTYTVIIYSDGYTMGRSEIELR; from the coding sequence ATGTTGAACCAGAACGATACTATAAATAAAGGTGACCGTAATAAAATCTATTTTCTGGTAGTCGTCATTATCGCGCTGCTCGGCACAAACGCTTACCTCTTCTTTGAGGGCAAGCAGGAGAATGAGCGGTATGTGAGCATAAACACCGAAAAAGACCGTCTGCAGCTTGAGGTGGAAAAGATTGAAGTGGAACTGGACAGGCTTAACGAACTTAATGTTCAGCTTAGTGACAAGCTGGTTAACGAACAATCGCAGGCCAGAGAAAAGATCGCGGAACTGAAGGCCGCTCTTCAGAAGGCGGAGTTAACTAAGGCCGAACTGGAGACGGTGCAGGGAGAGGTTAGGAATCTCAGAGACTTTGTGCGCCAGCACAATGAACGCATCATTCTTTTGGAACGGGAAAACGCCTCGCTGAAAAATGAGGTGGACGTACTTAAAGAGACGGCTAGCCTGGCAGAGCAGCAGGCAAAGTCGCTTGCCGAAAAAAACACTGAACTGAATGCAAAGGTGCGTGCAAGTTCGGCGCTCAAGGCGTCAAACGTATCGGTTACGGCTTATCGCGTAAAGAGCAACGGACGGAACATTGAAGTGAGCCGGGCCAGCACGGCGAAAAAGCTGAGCGTGAGGTTTTCCATAGTTCCAAATGCCCTTGCAGAAAAAAACTATCACAAGATTTACTTGCGGGTGTTTGACCCGGCGGGCAACCTTATCGCGAATGAGAACAACATGTTTGAAGCGGAAGGAGAAGATATGCAATACAGCACGTCGACCTCCATATCTTACAACGACGACAATACAAGTTACACCATGGATTGGGTTAATCCGAACCCCTTTATGAAAGGCACCTATACGGTGATCATCTATTCAGACGGTTATACCATGGGCCGGTCGGAAATTGAACTACGATAG
- a CDS encoding M16 family metallopeptidase, with translation MKRRFKVLYLGFAALVMLGAPVFGQKKPAQPKKAVATTKKASAAAGQQTGTPIPVDPNVKIGKLPNGLTYYIRKNTEPNKRAELYLANRIGSLMEEDDQQGLAHFTEHMAFNGTKDFPKNEMINYLQKAGVRFGADLNAYTGFDRTVYQLPIPTDSAELFRTGVKILANWAGKIVMEAEEIDKERGVIIEEDRARGKNAQERMSKQLLPVLLKDSRYANRLPIGKLDILQTFTHDKIRNFYRDWYRPNLQAVIAVGDFDVNEVEQLIKANFSELTNPANPRPRLKYDLPDNKEPLVKIITDPEQQYNVAQVIYKQRGGSMKTLADYRKSLMYSMINSMLRSRLQEILQKDNAPFIDVQTSYGPYQGGLVPGIMALQTGVASSSGATLETAVKAALAENVRASKFGFLQSELDVARKNILASSEKQFREKDKTSSSAFVQQYLNHFLTEAPIPSIEYMYTQTAKLMEQITLADVNKLAATLITDDNQLVIVQAPEKDKATLPTANQLLAAVKNAGAGVTAYVDNAVDKPLIANMPAAGKVVGESKIAAIDATELTLSNGIKVLLKRTDFKNDQILLYSFGKGGTSLASDAELESAGAVGLIPQSGVGPFNPTQLGKFLAGNTGRAGAYVGDLYQGFSGSSSPKDIETAFQMIYAYATTPRKDPEIFNKAISDYKVTLSNKNSDPESVFGDTVQAVLSSYHKRAMPTELSDLEKISLDKAFAFYKARFADLGEQTFVIVGAFDMNTIKPLIEKYIASLPTTPAVQDFKDHGIRPPKGKVSKTVYKGLEDKAEVRLYLHGDYDYAKATNTQLQALKAALEIKVLERLREKESGVYSPSVGLSLSKEPNAHYYFSISFSCAPANVEKLIDASLDEVAKIRANGASSEDISKFKSEEQRQMELSVRDNNFWLNYIVNRVKNGEPMDQLQGFKQSLEAVSAESTKAAAQQYLTGENFIRLVLMPQK, from the coding sequence ATGAAAAGAAGATTTAAAGTCCTGTACCTGGGTTTTGCCGCGCTGGTAATGCTTGGCGCTCCGGTATTCGGGCAAAAAAAACCGGCGCAGCCTAAGAAAGCTGTCGCCACAACCAAAAAGGCATCCGCAGCTGCCGGACAGCAAACCGGAACGCCGATTCCGGTAGATCCGAACGTGAAGATCGGAAAGCTGCCGAACGGGCTAACTTATTACATCAGGAAGAACACGGAACCAAATAAGCGCGCCGAATTGTACCTGGCAAACCGTATTGGTTCGCTGATGGAGGAAGACGACCAGCAGGGCCTGGCGCACTTTACGGAGCACATGGCTTTTAACGGCACCAAAGATTTCCCTAAAAATGAGATGATTAACTACCTGCAGAAGGCAGGAGTGCGCTTTGGGGCCGACTTAAACGCGTACACTGGTTTCGACCGGACGGTTTATCAGTTGCCCATCCCGACAGACAGTGCCGAGCTGTTTAGAACAGGTGTTAAGATTTTGGCCAACTGGGCCGGTAAGATCGTTATGGAGGCCGAGGAGATTGATAAGGAGCGCGGCGTGATCATTGAAGAGGATCGTGCGCGGGGCAAAAACGCGCAGGAACGGATGAGCAAGCAGTTGCTTCCGGTGCTGCTAAAAGATTCGCGTTATGCAAACCGGCTTCCGATCGGTAAACTGGATATCCTGCAGACCTTTACACATGACAAAATCAGAAACTTTTACCGCGACTGGTACAGGCCAAACCTACAGGCGGTGATTGCTGTCGGCGATTTTGATGTCAACGAGGTGGAACAGCTGATTAAGGCGAATTTCTCGGAGCTGACCAATCCGGCAAACCCGAGGCCGCGACTAAAGTACGACCTGCCCGACAACAAGGAGCCGCTGGTTAAGATCATCACAGATCCGGAACAGCAGTATAATGTTGCCCAGGTTATCTACAAGCAGCGCGGCGGATCGATGAAGACATTGGCCGATTATAGGAAAAGCCTGATGTATTCGATGATCAACAGTATGCTGCGTTCGCGTTTGCAGGAGATCCTTCAGAAAGACAATGCGCCTTTTATCGATGTGCAAACCAGCTATGGCCCATATCAGGGCGGTTTGGTACCGGGCATTATGGCCCTGCAGACTGGTGTAGCCTCTTCATCGGGTGCTACGCTTGAGACGGCTGTAAAAGCGGCCCTGGCAGAGAATGTGCGCGCCAGCAAATTCGGCTTCCTGCAATCGGAGCTGGATGTTGCCCGAAAGAACATCCTAGCCAGTTCGGAGAAACAGTTTAGGGAGAAAGACAAGACCTCTTCATCGGCTTTTGTACAGCAATACCTGAATCACTTTCTTACAGAGGCGCCGATTCCTTCTATTGAGTACATGTACACGCAAACTGCAAAGCTGATGGAACAGATCACGCTGGCTGATGTGAATAAGCTGGCTGCAACGTTGATTACCGACGATAACCAGCTTGTTATTGTTCAGGCGCCGGAAAAGGACAAGGCTACATTGCCGACGGCCAACCAGCTTTTGGCTGCGGTGAAGAATGCGGGCGCCGGTGTTACGGCTTATGTTGACAATGCGGTCGACAAACCGCTTATCGCGAACATGCCCGCTGCCGGAAAGGTGGTTGGGGAAAGCAAGATCGCGGCAATTGACGCGACCGAGCTGACGTTGAGCAATGGCATTAAGGTGTTGTTAAAACGTACTGATTTTAAGAACGACCAGATCTTATTGTATTCTTTCGGTAAAGGCGGAACATCTTTGGCCAGCGATGCCGAACTGGAATCGGCCGGCGCGGTGGGACTGATCCCGCAAAGCGGTGTAGGGCCGTTTAACCCGACGCAACTGGGTAAGTTCTTAGCTGGCAACACGGGTCGCGCCGGCGCTTATGTGGGCGATCTTTATCAGGGTTTCAGCGGAAGCAGTTCTCCAAAGGACATCGAAACTGCTTTTCAGATGATCTATGCTTACGCTACCACGCCAAGGAAAGACCCGGAAATATTTAACAAGGCTATCAGCGACTATAAGGTTACGCTGAGCAACAAGAACAGTGATCCGGAAAGTGTGTTTGGCGATACAGTGCAGGCGGTGCTGTCGTCGTACCATAAAAGGGCTATGCCAACCGAGCTGTCTGACCTCGAGAAGATATCGCTCGACAAAGCTTTTGCTTTTTATAAGGCCCGTTTCGCTGATCTGGGTGAGCAAACATTTGTGATCGTTGGCGCCTTTGACATGAACACCATCAAGCCCCTTATTGAAAAGTATATCGCCAGTTTGCCAACAACTCCTGCTGTGCAGGATTTTAAAGACCACGGCATCCGTCCGCCTAAAGGCAAGGTGAGCAAGACCGTTTACAAAGGCCTGGAAGATAAAGCGGAAGTACGTCTGTACCTGCATGGCGATTATGACTATGCGAAGGCGACCAATACGCAGCTTCAGGCACTGAAGGCTGCTCTGGAAATTAAGGTACTGGAGCGCCTGAGAGAGAAGGAAAGTGGTGTTTATTCGCCTAGCGTGGGCTTAAGCCTGTCGAAAGAGCCCAATGCGCATTACTATTTTAGCATCTCGTTTAGCTGCGCACCGGCAAATGTGGAGAAGCTGATTGATGCTTCGTTGGATGAGGTGGCTAAAATCCGCGCCAATGGAGCTTCATCTGAAGACATCAGTAAGTTCAAATCTGAGGAGCAACGCCAGATGGAGCTCAGCGTGCGCGACAATAACTTTTGGCTCAATTACATAGTGAATCGCGTGAAGAACGGCGAACCGATGGACCAACTGCAAGGCTTTAAGCAGTCGCTCGAAGCTGTAAGTGCGGAAAGTACAAAGGCTGCGGCGCAGCAATACCTGACAGGAGAAAATTTTATCCGCCTGGTATTGATGCCTCAGAAATAA
- a CDS encoding glycoside hydrolase family 10 protein — MKLYSQAENQYSMLKHIIYGLALLFSVQISLFAQTTSKTAPKREFRGVWVATVANIDWPSKPGLSVDKQKQELIGILEQHHANGMNAIVLQVRPAADAFYAKSREPWSQWLMGRQGIAPAPGYDPLEFAIKEAHFRGMELHAWFNPYRASMSPGAALHENHMARKRPEWFFTYAGKKQFDPGIPEVREYIVQVILDVVKGYDVDGIHFDDYFYPYPVSGQRIDDSKTFQQYGGEFAEIGDWRRNNVDRLIKQLGDSIHHYKKHVKFGISPFGIWRNRSEDPEGSATNGLSNYGALFADSRKWVREGWVDYINPQIYFSFTRSAAPFGTLVDWWSNNTYGRHLYIGQAAYLVNQKMEAAWRQPNQIPNQIRYLRNNNRVQGSVFFSSKSLATVARGTADSLRQNLYQYPALPPQMPWLDDVVPNQPQELIADAMNDGVHLKWKHPLKAEDGETASGYVIYRFEEGDKIDILEAKHILKISFNDFTSFIDTEIEPGKRYNYLVTALDRLKNESEPSGPVGVQAKGVTSAN; from the coding sequence ATGAAACTATATTCACAAGCAGAGAACCAATACAGCATGCTAAAACATATTATTTACGGGCTTGCGCTACTTTTCTCAGTCCAAATCTCTCTATTCGCGCAAACCACATCAAAAACTGCTCCAAAGCGCGAGTTCAGAGGTGTGTGGGTGGCCACGGTAGCTAATATCGACTGGCCCTCGAAGCCCGGGCTGAGCGTCGACAAACAAAAGCAGGAGCTCATAGGCATCCTGGAGCAGCATCATGCGAATGGCATGAACGCAATTGTGCTGCAGGTGCGGCCTGCGGCCGATGCATTCTACGCAAAATCCAGGGAGCCCTGGAGCCAGTGGCTCATGGGGAGACAAGGCATCGCGCCAGCACCAGGTTACGACCCACTAGAGTTTGCCATCAAGGAAGCGCACTTTCGTGGAATGGAACTGCATGCCTGGTTCAATCCTTACCGGGCGTCGATGAGTCCGGGTGCAGCTTTGCACGAGAACCACATGGCCCGCAAACGTCCTGAATGGTTCTTCACCTATGCCGGCAAAAAGCAGTTCGATCCCGGCATACCCGAGGTAAGGGAATATATCGTACAGGTGATCCTCGACGTGGTTAAAGGCTACGATGTAGACGGTATCCATTTCGATGACTATTTCTATCCTTATCCCGTCTCGGGGCAGCGGATCGACGATAGCAAAACCTTTCAGCAGTATGGAGGTGAGTTTGCAGAGATTGGCGACTGGAGGAGAAACAACGTAGATAGACTCATCAAGCAGCTGGGCGACAGTATACACCATTATAAAAAGCACGTCAAGTTCGGCATCAGTCCATTCGGCATCTGGCGCAACAGAAGCGAAGATCCTGAAGGATCGGCCACCAACGGACTGTCCAACTACGGCGCCCTGTTCGCCGATTCCAGAAAATGGGTGCGCGAAGGCTGGGTCGACTATATCAATCCGCAGATTTACTTCAGCTTTACCCGCAGTGCAGCGCCTTTTGGTACGCTGGTCGACTGGTGGAGCAACAATACCTACGGCAGACATCTCTATATCGGTCAGGCAGCCTACCTAGTAAACCAAAAGATGGAAGCTGCATGGCGGCAGCCAAACCAGATACCCAACCAGATCCGCTATCTGAGAAACAACAACCGCGTGCAGGGCAGTGTATTCTTTAGTTCTAAGTCGCTGGCAACCGTCGCTCGGGGCACGGCCGATTCTTTGAGGCAGAATTTGTACCAGTACCCGGCATTGCCGCCTCAAATGCCATGGCTCGACGATGTTGTGCCCAATCAGCCGCAAGAGCTCATTGCCGATGCCATGAACGACGGGGTACACCTCAAATGGAAGCATCCGCTTAAGGCAGAAGACGGGGAGACAGCTTCAGGATATGTTATTTACCGCTTTGAAGAGGGCGACAAAATCGACATTCTTGAAGCTAAGCACATCCTAAAGATAAGCTTTAATGACTTCACCTCGTTTATCGATACCGAGATAGAACCCGGCAAGAGGTACAACTACCTGGTTACAGCGCTCGACAGGCTAAAGAACGAGAGCGAACCGAGCGGACCGGTCGGTGTTCAGGCCAAAGGCGTAACATCTGCCAACTAA